A DNA window from Arachis duranensis cultivar V14167 chromosome 3, aradu.V14167.gnm2.J7QH, whole genome shotgun sequence contains the following coding sequences:
- the LOC110278720 gene encoding serine/threonine-protein phosphatase 7 long form homolog yields MARNDMYRLNGIAHVAGYIDEEPTRCVRTIRRQQKMILHDRIMPYLDSAGLLHVARLNDYWFKLDEPLISAFVERWRPETHTFHMPFGECTVGSALSLYRMWHISSASLLMDFQFRDMPNDATEPTVQVYARGYIMMLLSTMLFGDKSGARVHLRWLPYVADLDGLGKYSWGSATLSWLYRCLCRVANRNVKNLAGPLSLLQFWIFWRFPTFRPRGFDVILWPLASRWGRYMPSSDEKGPRVIATRHRLDRLRVDDVSIISQNAI; encoded by the exons ATGGCGAGGAACGACATGTACCGATTGAACGGCATCGCGCACGTGGCAGGTTATATCGACGAAGAG CCAACCCGGTGTGTACGGACTATCCGCAGGCAACAAAAGATGATATTGCATGACCGTATTATGCCTTACTTAGATAGCGCCGGATTGCTGCATGTTGCTAGGCTAAATGATTATTGGTTTAAGCTGGATGAGCCACTGATTAGTGCCTTTGTTGAGCGATGGCGTCCTGAAACACATACTTTTCATATGCCATTTGGGGAGTGCACTGTTGGGAGTGCACTATCACTTTACAGGATGTGGCATATCAGTTCGGCCTCCCTGTTGATGGATTTCCA GTTCAGAGACATGCCGAATGATGCTACAGAGCCCACGGTACAGGTCTATGCTCGTGGGTACATCATGATGTTGTTGTCGACGATGCTTTTTGGCGACAAGTCTGGGGCCAGAGTGCACTTACGCTGGCTCCCGTATGTTGCGGATCTCGACGGACTCGGAAAGTATAGCTGGGGTTCGGCGACGTTATCTTGGTTATATAGGTGTCTCTGCAGAGTTGCCAATCGGAATGTGAAAAACTTAGCTGGGCCACTATCATTGCTGCAGTTCTGGATATTCTGGAGGTTCCCCACATTCAGGCCGAGAGGGTTTGATGTTATTCTCTGGCCGCTTGCATCCAG GTGGGGTAGATACATGCCGTCATCAGATGAGAAGGGTCCTCGGGTCATTGCTACCCGACACAGATTGGACAGGTTGAGAGTAGATGATGTAAGCATAATCTCCCAGAACGCGATATAG